In Ruficoccus amylovorans, the DNA window ACCGGCACGGAACACCCGATCCAACGCCTTCTCCTGCCGCGGATTCAGCTGACCGGCAAGCCGCTGATACAGCCTCCCCTTCTCGATAATGAAATCCACCCGTTGCAGGCTGGTTTCCTGCGCCTTCAGGATCGTATCGGCAAAATAGAGCAGCCACTCCGTGATCTCGTTTGACTTATTGGCGGCCTCAAGCGCCGCGTAATAGGCTTTTTTCTCTCGCTCGATAGTATAGGCCAACGCAATCAGACTAGGCTGCCTCAACCCTTCGGCCATGACCTTTTCGGCAATCGCCCGTCCGATGCGCCCATTACCATCCTCGAAAGGGTGGATGGACTCAAAGTACAAATGCGCGATCCCGGCCCGAACCACGATCGGCAGCGAAGCCCTGGCTTGCGGAGCCGTGCGGTTGAACCAGCCGATAAATCCATCCATCTCAGCCTGAACCTTGGCCGATGGCGGGGCCTCAAAGTGGACGCGGGGGGCGTGATACGCTCCAGACACAACCTGCATCGCATCCTCATGCGTACGGAAAACGCCGATATCGGTCAAGTCGGTCCGTCCTTTCATCAGCATCCGGTGCCAATCGCAAAGCTTCTTGTTCGTCAACGGCACATCGAACCCCCGATAGAGATCAACCATCATTTCGGAGACTCCCTGCTCGGCCAGCGACGCCCGCCGGGCATCTGTAGCCAGCCCAAACTGGCGTCGAATCGATGATTGCAGGCTATCCCGATTGAGCATCTCGCCCTCAATCTCCGAGGTTTTTTGAGCTTCGTCGCTAATCAGCTCAATCGTCAGTTCCTGTTTTTTCTCGCCGTCGAGATGCTGGCTGGCCCCGAACAAACGCCCCGCCGACAGAAGAAAACGCTCCTCGAAAGGCTCAATCTCTTCTGCCCGATAGGTAAAATTCGGCCAATCAGCCTGCTGCCAGTTCCATTTCATGAGTTATAGAAGCAATTTCTATAACTCAAATATAGCGAAAATTATGATTTATAAAAGGCTATTTTTTGGCTCATCCGCCCATTGAATCTCACCATTTATTCTTCCTCTGGAGCAACGACGGTGGCATTCGCGAGATCATTAGCGTTCACAGAGAAAGACTGGCCGTTGCTGATTACTGTGAGCGTTTCGCCTGAGCGTGCAGTTACCGTAACCTGCTGACCCTCGCCTAGGCCTAGCACTCCGTATTCCTTCGACGTCAGCATCAACGTTTCACTCAGCTCCAATACTGCCGGTAGCGGAGTGTTCTCGGAAAAGTACTCTACCGGGTTTGACGCTTTGGGCATAGTTGGCGGGAGTAATGTCTCTGCCGTCTTAGGCTGTGGAGGTTCTTCAGCGTGCGGTTTAGACGCACTGATTTGAGCAGGTCCAGCTGCAAGTGCCTTGGGGGGCGGCGATGCAGTCGTCGCAGATTTTTTCGTCAGAGGGATTTTAGGCGGCGAGTATGCAAATATCAGCAGAATGACGCAAATTGCGGTAATGCCGATAGCGATAAAGGGAAGTTTATCGAGAGTTGGCTTCTCCTGAGATTCTTTGGATTTGTCTTCCATTCCCTCTACCGAAGGTATCTCCATGCCCGCTGCGTGAGCGCCAATGGCAGACTGCGCCTCAATGTAATCACCGATACCACGAATGGACTCGGTGATTTTTGAAAAGCTGCCAACACGGGATACGTGTAGAGCCTCATTGAGGCCGAAACGGCTGGTAAGCCGCACGTCCTCATACTCGGCAATAGGAATCGTGGGGTTGTTGGAAAAACGACGGTCGGGGCCTCCCTTTTTGTTCACATAGCGCCATGTCTGGCCGACGGTGCGTGCATCACGCGGCACGCCTTCGTCTTCAATAAAACGAGTGGTGGATATATCAATGCTCAGGCTGTCATAGGACAGGCCGCCAATATCTTTTGAATCCAAGATCAGGATGCGGTCAGGAAAGAAATAAAGAGTTTGTGAGCCGACCCGTAGCGAGGGCGTAGGAATGTTCGTTTTGACAAATGGCGGATTGTCGAAATGCACAGAAATCTGATTACGTGTCACCAGCCGATTCGCTCCGGCGTGGTATTTGGAATCGCGCACTTTCCCCACAGAGGGGATGTGCCAGATTTTCTTAGCGGACGATAGAGAGCTAAATGCCGCGTACAGATTCCGAAACACATCGACCGCATCATCCGTCAGATCATAAAAGATCAGGGTGGTCTTCCTCCGAGCATCATAGACTCGCAGCACAGAATAAAGCCCGATCGATAACAAAAGCAAAACAAGCCCGAAGACAGGTTGCGGCGCGGCAAACCCGAGGAGCGAAATAATGATCCCAGCAACCAAACCAAGAGGCGCAAAACGGATTCTCTTATGCTTATCCCGCAGTTCCTGCACAAGGGATTGAGAAGATGAGTCAACGATCTGAGCGGTCGCCTCACTATCAATTTCCAGCATAACAACACCGTCTATTGATGACGAAGCTGACGGTTCGACATGGCGAGGCGAAGGGGATGAGTCAGGGATAGGACGGGATGGCGACGGGAGAGAAGTACGGTAATAGACTCCACCTCGCCCAATGTGGACGTAATTACCCCGCGGGCCCGTTCCAACCCGGAAGCCTTTTATGCCAGCGGACACTCCTACTCCCGATTTGGAGAGATTAAAACGAACCGGTCCGAATCGTAGACTCTTGCGAATGTAAAAGGCCATACAGCGGGAAAAATACACTTTCGAGACAGGCACGGCAAAGCGCACCACAGCGAGAACAACACGTTAGCATAGATAACGTACCCCAGCATAAATCAATCATTTTATGCCAAAACCAGAGTGACAACCAGAGGTTCATACCCTAAGAAGGATGCACACAAGTCTAGCCTGCGCCACTTTACCCGTCCATGACAGCCCTATTCGAGCCCCATTTCGAGCACTCGCCCGTTCTGAAGCTTCTACGCAGCGATCATGCAGCCTTTATACTCAGTTTCCTCTACGAGTCTTTTAAGGAACACGGCAATAACCAGATTGCGGAAGAAGACCTCGAAGTCATCTTGGCCGACAACCTGAGGTATGCCCAGGAAACGACCGCTAACGCCCCCACTCAGGATGCGCGGGCTTACCTGCGCCAGTGGTGCGGGGACGACTGTGCTTACCTGAGACGGTTTTATTCGGAGGAGTCCGGATGTCACGTTTATCAGCTTACCCGCCACAGCGAAAAGGCCCTGCTGTGGATGGAAGACCTACGGCAGGGGGAAAAGCGCGGATACAGCACCTCAGAGTCCCGGTTCACGCGCATCATGACCGAGCTTCGTCGGCTCGATCAGGGCACAAATGCCGACCCGCGCGCCCGTATTGACGAGTTATTGCGCCAGCGCGATGCCCTCGATGCCGAGATCAACCGTATCCGAGAAACCGGTTCCGTGGAGACGATTTCGGAGGGAACGGTTCAGGACCTCCTGCACGATCTGGAAGGCATGCTCACGGCCTTCCTCGCCGACTTCAGGGAAATTGAGGACAATTTCAAACAGCAAGCCCGCGACCTGCACGCGCTCTACCTGGAGCAACAGGTGTCCAAGGGCGACCTGATCGAGCACGCCCTTGACGCAGACGAAATCCTCCGCAGCCGCGACCAAGGACGCAGTTATTTCGGTTTTCGCCAACTGGTCCGCTCCGTCGAGAGTCGGGAGGAACTGGCCCAACTCATCGATCGCGCCACCTCACTCGCCCGGGAACAGGGTATCGACACGCTGGTTTTTGACAATCTGCTGGCCCGTCTCTTCAATGAGGTCAGTACCGTACAGGACGCCTATCGGGGCATCTCCGGGCAATTGCGCCGCATCGTCGAGGAACAATCCGCCCGCGAGGCCCGCTACCTGCGCGATTTGCTCCGCAAGATATGCGCCCTCGCCCACCAGTGCCGGGACACCCCACCACAGGAGGCGATTTTTTCGTGGGAGGAAGCGCTGCGCTTCAATAATCTGATGGAGATGCCCTTCTGGGAACGTCCCGCCGTGAGTCGTTTCGGCGGCATCGAGGACTCCCCGCCCGGGGACGATGACTGGCAGGCCGAACTCGCCAAAATCGGTAAGCCGCTGGACTTGCCACGCTTCCGGCGGCGCGTGGAGGACGCTCTGCAACACCGCCCCCAAATAACGCTGCGCGAAATGCTGGAACTTCATCCCCTGAAGGACGGGGTCGTCGAACTGGTCTGCTACCTGATAGTGGCAACCGAACGGGAGGGCAGCCTCATCCGGGCCGGAGCCCGCGAACAAATCGACCTGTGCCGCCTGATCCAGCCGCGCTACGCCGAACTCGACCAAATCATTTTCATACGCTCATGAGTGCTTCCCTAACCCTCAGCCACGTCATCGTCCGGCTCGTCTCCGGCCCCCTCTATCAGGAAGAAACGGACCTATGGAATCGCCTCCGGATCGAGAGTGAAGCCGTCCGTCGCCACTATGCCCTGATGGGGCTGGAGGTCGTCATCGACGAGGACGCCGGGTACGCCTACCTGCGTCAGGCCGAAACCGACGAGGAAGATGACACTTCCGGCACCACCCCGCTTCCGCGCCTGCTGCGGCGCACGCCACTAGGCTTTCACCCCACCCTGCTCATGGTCCTGCTGCGCGAGCGCCTGCTGCGGCATGACCAGTCCGCTGAAGGCGAAGCCAATCTCTACCTCGACGCCGCCCAACTGGCTGACCTGCTTCGCCCCTATTATCACGCCTCCACCGACGAAAAGAAAACAGAAACGCAGATCAGCCGCGCCATTGGGCGCTTACAGGAGATCGGCATCCTGCGTCCGCTGCCCGACCGCTCAGAGACCATTTACCGCGTCGAGCCCATCCTGCGGACCAAACTCCCGATCCAAGAGCTTGAAGCCATCCGGGACCGCCTCCGGGCATATGTCGAGGACGACCCGGCGGACAGCGAAGCCCCTGACACCCCGGACGACTCCGACGAGGTCTCCCAACCGGAACAATCCGAGCCTGACGATTTAACCGCCAACGACGCCAACAACCATGGATGAGGATCAAGGCATTCTTGAATTCGCCCCCGACCGCTCCACGGCAGGTTTTCGCCTGCACGAGTTTTCCCTCTTCAACTGGGGCACCTTTCATGGCCGCATCCACACGATCAAGCCGGACGGTCGCACCGCCCTGTTGACCGGCGCGAACGGCTCCGGCAAGTCCACGCTGGCCGACGCCATCCTCACGCTGCTGATCGACAGCCGCAGCCGTAACTACAATCAGGCCTCCGGCCAGATGGACCAGAAGCGGCGCAAGAAGGAACGCTCCGAGCGCGACTACATCCTCGGGGCCTACTCCCAGATGCACGATGATGACCTCGGGCACACCCGCACGCAGTATCTGCGTAAGCCGGGCGAAACCCACACCGTGCTGCTGGCCGTCTTTTACAACGAAAACTTCAATACGTACGTCTCCCTTGCGCAGGTCCTGTGGATCAACACCAGTGGCCGCATCGATCGCGCATTTCTGGTCGAGCGCCGCGCCCTCACCGTAGCGGGAGACTTTGATAACCTCGGCAGCCCCTCCGAGCTACGCGGTCGCCTGCGCGAACGCGGACTCGACCCGATCGAGACCTTTACTGCCTACTCGCAGCGCTTCCACGAGTATCTCTATATGCCCCGGGACAAGAGCCCGATGGATATCTTCAATCAGGCGATCTGCATCAAGGACATTGCCAACCTAACCCGCTTCATTCGTGATTACATGCTCGACGACGGCGGGGCCGCTGAGAAGCTGGCCAACCTGCGCAAAAACTTTGAGGAACTACGCCTGACCTACCAGCGCATTCTCACCGACAAGGAACGGCTCACCATCCTTGACTCACTCCACAACCAGCACGAGCAGATCACCCTCCTCGACAAGGATGTCCAACGCTGGAACGCCCGCAAGGAATCCCTGCGCCTCTTCCTCGCCGATCAGGAACACGAACTGCGCAGCCGGGAACAAGAACGCCTTGAGACCCAGCACGCGACAATAAAAGCGGATATCCTGAGCGCCGATCTCCAGGCCGAGAAAGAAAAGAACCGGGCCGAGGACCTCAAAGATCAGCTCAACCAAAGCGACGAGGGCCGACGCCTGCGCGAGTTGGAAAAAAAGAAGGAGGAACTTGAAGGCCGTCTGAAGCCCTTGCAGACGCGGGCAAAGAATTTCCAGGAGAAAGCGCTCACCTGGCGAGAAGGCACCCAGGTCGATAGCGCGGGCTCTTTTGCTGCGCTCATGCAGGCCATCGGACACGAGCTTCCCGCCGTCAAGGACGCGCACGAGAAGGCGGATGGGGAACTGCGCAAGATTGAAGCCGATATGGGAAAAAAACGGGAAGCCCAAGCCACGCTCAACACCGAAGTGCGCAGCCTCCTGGACCGCCGCAACAACATCCCCAACGACTTCATCGAACGCCGCTCCCGCATCGCCAGCGCCATCGGCGTCCAGCCCGGGCAGTTGCCCTATGCGGGCGAGCTGTTGCAAGTCCATGAGTCCGAACCGGAGTGGACAGGAGCGCTGGAACGGCTGGCCCGGAGCTTTGCCTTGAGCATTCTCGTGCCCGAGTCATTACGCTGGAAAGTCGATGACTTTGTCCACCGCGAGCACCAGCGCGGGCTCGTCGTTTATCACGTGGTCAACGCCCAGGAGCGCGGCACTCCCAATCCCTTGCTCAAGGAAAACTCAGCCGCCAACAAGCTCGACATCCACCCCGACGCCGGGGAATTCCGCGCCTGGCTGGAGCGCGAGCTGAGCTACCGTTTTCCCCACGAGTGCTTCGAGTCTCCCGGTGACGCCTTTCATCGCGCCGACAGCGCACTCACCCTCAACGGACTCATCCGCCAGAAAGGGGGCGAACGCCGCAAGGACGACCGCTCCCCAATCGGCGACCGCAGCCACGACGTGCTCGGCTGGGACAATCAGGCCAAGCTCCGCGCGCTGGAGGAAAATCTCCGTGCGCTGCAACAGGCTGAACGTGAACTGGAAGTCAGCCGCAACCGCCAAAAAGAGTCCTGCGCAAAGCTTCGCAATCGCATCGACGCCGCCAACCGCCTCCCCGACATCGCCCCGCGCTGGGAAGACATCGACTGGGAGTCCGTCTCCGTGGAGATCGAGCAGGCTCGGCAGGAGATCGACATCCTCAGAAAAGGCTCGGCCGCCATCCAGCAATTACGCGATCAGTTAAAGGAGGCCCAACGCCTCGAACAAGCGGCCCGCACACGCAGCAGCGAGTTGAACCGT includes these proteins:
- a CDS encoding DUF3375 family protein, yielding MTALFEPHFEHSPVLKLLRSDHAAFILSFLYESFKEHGNNQIAEEDLEVILADNLRYAQETTANAPTQDARAYLRQWCGDDCAYLRRFYSEESGCHVYQLTRHSEKALLWMEDLRQGEKRGYSTSESRFTRIMTELRRLDQGTNADPRARIDELLRQRDALDAEINRIRETGSVETISEGTVQDLLHDLEGMLTAFLADFREIEDNFKQQARDLHALYLEQQVSKGDLIEHALDADEILRSRDQGRSYFGFRQLVRSVESREELAQLIDRATSLAREQGIDTLVFDNLLARLFNEVSTVQDAYRGISGQLRRIVEEQSAREARYLRDLLRKICALAHQCRDTPPQEAIFSWEEALRFNNLMEMPFWERPAVSRFGGIEDSPPGDDDWQAELAKIGKPLDLPRFRRRVEDALQHRPQITLREMLELHPLKDGVVELVCYLIVATEREGSLIRAGAREQIDLCRLIQPRYAELDQIIFIRS
- a CDS encoding DUF4194 domain-containing protein, giving the protein MSASLTLSHVIVRLVSGPLYQEETDLWNRLRIESEAVRRHYALMGLEVVIDEDAGYAYLRQAETDEEDDTSGTTPLPRLLRRTPLGFHPTLLMVLLRERLLRHDQSAEGEANLYLDAAQLADLLRPYYHASTDEKKTETQISRAIGRLQEIGILRPLPDRSETIYRVEPILRTKLPIQELEAIRDRLRAYVEDDPADSEAPDTPDDSDEVSQPEQSEPDDLTANDANNHG
- a CDS encoding Fic family protein, producing the protein MKWNWQQADWPNFTYRAEEIEPFEERFLLSAGRLFGASQHLDGEKKQELTIELISDEAQKTSEIEGEMLNRDSLQSSIRRQFGLATDARRASLAEQGVSEMMVDLYRGFDVPLTNKKLCDWHRMLMKGRTDLTDIGVFRTHEDAMQVVSGAYHAPRVHFEAPPSAKVQAEMDGFIGWFNRTAPQARASLPIVVRAGIAHLYFESIHPFEDGNGRIGRAIAEKVMAEGLRQPSLIALAYTIEREKKAYYAALEAANKSNEITEWLLYFADTILKAQETSLQRVDFIIEKGRLYQRLAGQLNPRQEKALDRVFRAGLDGFKGGFSAENYISITKTSRATATRDLQGLVELGAFRKVGERKHTRYYINLPSVATNP
- a CDS encoding ATP-binding protein, whose amino-acid sequence is MDEDQGILEFAPDRSTAGFRLHEFSLFNWGTFHGRIHTIKPDGRTALLTGANGSGKSTLADAILTLLIDSRSRNYNQASGQMDQKRRKKERSERDYILGAYSQMHDDDLGHTRTQYLRKPGETHTVLLAVFYNENFNTYVSLAQVLWINTSGRIDRAFLVERRALTVAGDFDNLGSPSELRGRLRERGLDPIETFTAYSQRFHEYLYMPRDKSPMDIFNQAICIKDIANLTRFIRDYMLDDGGAAEKLANLRKNFEELRLTYQRILTDKERLTILDSLHNQHEQITLLDKDVQRWNARKESLRLFLADQEHELRSREQERLETQHATIKADILSADLQAEKEKNRAEDLKDQLNQSDEGRRLRELEKKKEELEGRLKPLQTRAKNFQEKALTWREGTQVDSAGSFAALMQAIGHELPAVKDAHEKADGELRKIEADMGKKREAQATLNTEVRSLLDRRNNIPNDFIERRSRIASAIGVQPGQLPYAGELLQVHESEPEWTGALERLARSFALSILVPESLRWKVDDFVHREHQRGLVVYHVVNAQERGTPNPLLKENSAANKLDIHPDAGEFRAWLERELSYRFPHECFESPGDAFHRADSALTLNGLIRQKGGERRKDDRSPIGDRSHDVLGWDNQAKLRALEENLRALQQAERELEVSRNRQKESCAKLRNRIDAANRLPDIAPRWEDIDWESVSVEIEQARQEIDILRKGSAAIQQLRDQLKEAQRLEQAARTRSSELNRQLGGIETQQGANNKSLNQCQVLIGAAEAARTDEFDPRAYHRELARMLAFPITSLASLDEARIDLEKEIDQNRQTAISQRNKLTSSIKHEMEQFLSRLQTEDARLHDELASGDLALPGYNASLYTPFQRLRQRILEDDLPKTEDRFRRLLHTNAIDEVHNFDNLLTTHADAIEKRIEKLNGHLRQIDFDRRKGTYIQLVPTRSHDDAQKRFRNLRRYALANSTEPQDNDESRLETYKHIEEFLRELEKDETWTQRVIDVRNWFEFRADEFNRETEVREQTYDGASGKSGGEKNRLASTILATAIAYQYGISVNERQSDTFRLVVVDEMFSKTDDEFSEYLLELFREFHLQLIIIQPLDSKIHLVQKYVERYHIVTRSGEVSTVRNLTVQEYSEAMATIQAS